One Mya arenaria isolate MELC-2E11 chromosome 5, ASM2691426v1 genomic window carries:
- the LOC128235199 gene encoding uncharacterized protein LOC128235199 produces the protein MAKDGIAEQQLELFNSEQVEKHIPDMIFVVLVCLVGIAGNSVTSTFFWNKMGRNVHSFFLTILSLNDLFTSFILLDNLFDTVYAVTFTSEVGCKLLASVNRCLITSSFVLIVLIAVDRFLKIFLMSPRIMFSVRTSKIAVVAVYIFTVSTTVPEIILTEPIKVNITSARNETFAGYFCHRGESNDSDKQLVIKIYKSVELGMVVFLLTCMIVIYSLIAFRVAQSKKRILRAKRQDNCVLNIENKSKDSSNLNISEKKEASDEETFDVTDQNTDNVTVDDFAFEMTNSPQVITIVKNIDIPIENIDEPDQSTAVVPMDDISFETNNRPHVITKVKSIDIPVKTIDEPDKNTADVTVAEMSLENIYKPKILTKVETVKHMDIHVKTKRDRKTKRKNPQPTRQDRNIERSITFTMLVMTLASVLTFVPYFIVEFAVHEEQYEHSVWMRILSRSYILNSSINPFIIWYFNPPLRDYFKRVVQRMKLR, from the coding sequence TTGGGATTGCAGGAAACAGTGTTACATCGACATTCTTTTGGAACAAAATGGGAAGAAACGTACACAGTTTTTTCTTGACAATTCTATCATtgaatgatttgtttacatCTTTCATTCTTCTGGACAATCTATTTGACACTGTCTATGCAGTAACATTTACGAGTGAAGTTGGCTGCAAACTTCTCGCAAGCGTTAACAGATGTCTTATAACTAGTTCGTTTGTCTTAATCGTCTTGATTGCAGTCGATCGGTTCTTAAAGATTTTCCTGATGAGTCCAAGAATTATGTTTTCCGTACGAACATCAAAAATTGCTGTTGTGGcagtttatattttcactgtttcgaCAACTGTACCGGAAATAATACTTACTGAACCGATCAAAGTAAATATTACCAGTGCCAGAAATGAAACATTTGCTGGGTATTTCTGCCATAGGGGCGAGTCAAATGACAGCGATAAGCAGCTTGTAATAAAGATTTATAAATCTGTAGAATTAGGAATGGTGGTGTTTCTTCTCACATGTATGATAGTAATATATAGTCTCATTGCTTTTAGGGTAGCTCAGTCAAAAAAAAGAATACTGAGGGCAAAACGACAGGACAATTGCGTGTTGAACATAGAAAACAAGAGTAAGGATAGTAgtaacttaaatatttctgaaaaaaaagagGCTAGTGATGAAGAAACATTTGATGTAACTGATCAAAACACCGACAATGTAACTGTGGATGATTTTGCATTCGAGATGACCAACAGCCCACAAGTAATTACCATAgtgaaaaatattgacattccTATAGAGAATATTGATGAACCGGATCAAAGCACCGCCGTTGTCCCTATGGATGATATTTCATTCGAGACGAACAACAGGCCGCATGTAATTACCAAAGTGAAAAGTATTGACATTCCTGTAAAGACTATTGATGAACCGGATAAAAACACCGCCGATGTTACTGTGGCTGAAATGTCATTGGAGAATATATACAAGCCGAAAATACTCACCAAAGTGGAAACGGTTAAACATATGGACATACATGTAAAGACGAAGAGGGACAGAAAAACAAAGCGAAAAAATCCACAGCCTACCAGGCAAGATCGAAATATTGAAAGGAGCATTACTTTCACGATGTTAGTCATGACTCTAGCTTCAGTTTTGACTTTTGTACCATATTTTATAGTAGAGTTTGCGGTTCATGAAGAGCAATACGAGCACAGTGTATGGATGAGAATTTTGTCTCGGTCCTATATCCTTAACTCTTCCATCAACCCCTTTATCATTTGGTATTTCAACCCACCATTGAGAGACTACTTCAAACGAGTCGTTCAAAGAATGAAACTTAGGTAA